In Rhodococcus rhodochrous, a single genomic region encodes these proteins:
- a CDS encoding SelT/SelW/SelH family protein, which translates to MTEQAPRIAITYCTQCKWLLRAGWMAQELLNTFGTTLGEVALVPGTGGVFRIVVDDTVVWDRKEDKGFPEIVVLKQRVRDLVEPDRDLGHADRTARADAPPRRDSNDI; encoded by the coding sequence ATGACCGAGCAGGCTCCCCGCATCGCGATCACCTACTGCACGCAGTGCAAATGGCTGCTGCGCGCCGGATGGATGGCGCAGGAACTGCTGAACACCTTCGGTACCACCCTCGGCGAGGTCGCGCTCGTTCCCGGGACGGGTGGAGTGTTCCGCATCGTCGTCGACGACACGGTCGTGTGGGACCGCAAGGAGGACAAGGGTTTTCCCGAGATCGTCGTGCTCAAGCAGCGAGTGCGTGATCTTGTGGAGCCGGATCGTGATCTCGGGCATGCGGATCGGACCGCCCGGGCCGACGCTCCACCTCGTCGCGACAGCAACGACATATAG
- a CDS encoding glycosyltransferase family 4 protein: MSDPLLFVAHTGERSGAEKVMLMLVDVALAQGRRVVVACPDGPLAEALPAGCVRVRLPRLGMWGQRGVGRIAGLAGLPVRWLVGARRLRRVLAAERPRVVCNSLFALPSLRLAVLGTSHRERAGWLVHDTLSSRKQRIVARMGRAAVGGAVAVSRASAVPVRECGYPVVVASHGVPIPPVPSRSTSPEGSTPDASTVRVGILASVTEWKGHRVLLEAVAEVPGIRLDVAGEPFPGDEAFLDELRRRAEAPDLRGRVSFLGRVDPAEVFAVWDVMVSASTSPEAGPLVALEAMAHGVPVVGTDHGGAAEHLADGAGLLVPPGDAKALAEALRRLMSDPDLRNDLAVTARRRVEERHDIEVTLPAMVNALWATGVTL, from the coding sequence GTGAGCGATCCGCTGTTGTTCGTCGCGCACACCGGAGAGCGGTCGGGTGCCGAGAAGGTCATGCTGATGCTCGTCGACGTCGCCCTCGCGCAGGGGCGTCGGGTCGTGGTGGCGTGCCCCGACGGGCCGCTCGCCGAAGCCCTCCCGGCCGGATGCGTCCGTGTCCGGTTGCCCCGGCTGGGCATGTGGGGGCAGAGGGGAGTCGGGCGGATCGCGGGCCTGGCGGGTCTTCCGGTGCGGTGGCTGGTGGGAGCGCGCAGGCTCCGTCGCGTGCTCGCCGCGGAGCGGCCGCGGGTCGTGTGCAACTCGTTGTTCGCACTGCCGTCCCTGCGGCTCGCCGTGCTCGGCACGTCCCACCGTGAACGTGCCGGGTGGCTGGTGCACGACACTCTGTCCTCCCGTAAGCAGCGCATCGTCGCCCGGATGGGCAGAGCCGCCGTGGGTGGAGCGGTCGCCGTCTCGCGGGCCTCGGCCGTGCCGGTCCGTGAATGCGGATATCCGGTGGTCGTCGCATCGCACGGCGTCCCGATCCCGCCTGTTCCGTCCCGGTCGACATCTCCCGAGGGCTCGACTCCCGATGCCTCGACCGTGCGGGTGGGCATCCTCGCGTCGGTGACGGAATGGAAGGGACACCGCGTCCTTCTCGAGGCGGTGGCGGAGGTGCCCGGGATCCGTCTCGATGTGGCGGGGGAGCCGTTCCCCGGCGACGAAGCCTTCCTCGACGAACTGCGGCGTCGGGCAGAGGCCCCCGACCTGCGCGGACGGGTGTCGTTCCTGGGCCGGGTCGATCCCGCCGAGGTCTTCGCGGTGTGGGACGTGATGGTCTCCGCGAGCACCTCACCGGAGGCGGGGCCGCTGGTCGCACTGGAGGCGATGGCGCACGGTGTGCCCGTCGTCGGCACCGATCACGGAGGGGCCGCCGAGCACCTGGCCGACGGCGCGGGACTGCTCGTTCCACCCGGCGATGCGAAGGCTCTGGCAGAGGCGTTGCGGCGACTGATGTCCGATCCCGACCTGCGGAACGACCTCGCCGTCACTGCGCGTCGCCGGGTGGAGGAGCGCCACGACATCGAAGTCACGTTGCCGGCCATGGTGAACGCCTTGTGGGCGACGGGCGTCACATTGTGA